Proteins encoded in a region of the Panicum hallii strain FIL2 chromosome 3, PHallii_v3.1, whole genome shotgun sequence genome:
- the LOC112883863 gene encoding uncharacterized protein LOC112883863 — MRWGGALLLVAVLAVAAVAKESADDTLPVETNGDGSNAQSGVENSEHHDETNPNEEHVTHENGGVKNDTSESNKKDNSTEETNIRRDGSVLQPKDKDSSTIKSSQAKDFLKDPLIMECDPSHRCIIENRKFIACLKVPGEDSLALSLLMDNKGMDPLDVSIRAPDYVTLAEDTVHVEANDHHETQVSVSISDAANNTAIVLKVAGESCAINIHSAVAREAVRVIRMPLTSTYTLLPVVLLFAVVGACVKLWRMCKQNGGPAYQKLDIAELPVSIGGKKEPNQSDKWDDNWGDDWDDEEAPMTPSKPIPNPSSKGLAPRRSTKDGWKD; from the exons ATGCGGTGGGGCGGCGCGCTGCTCCTGGTGGCCGTCCTCGCCGTGGCCGCCGTGGCAAAG GAAAGTGCTGATGATACACTACCAGTCGAAACAAATGGTGATGGCTCTAATGCACAGTCAGGTGTTGAGAATTCGGAACACCATGATGAGACAAATCCTAATGAAGAGCATGTGACCCATGAGAATGGAGGGGTCAAGAATGATACAAGTGAGAGCAATAAGAAGGATAATTCAACAGAAGAAACCAACATCAGAAGAGATGGCTCAGTACTGCAGCCAAAGGACAAAGATAGCAGCACAATAAAATCTTCACAAGCAAAAGATTTCCTGAAAGATCCTCTTATCATGGAGTGTGATCCATCACATAGATGTATCATTGAAAATAGGAAATTTATCGCCTGCTTAAAAGTTCCTGGAGAAG ATTCGCTAGCTCTATCACTTCTGATGGACAACAAAGGCATGGACCCACTTGATGTTAGTATCAGAGCTCCAGATTATGTGACCTTAGCTGAAGATACTGTCCATGTTGAAGCAAATGATCATCATGAG ACACAGGTGAGCGTCTCCATCAGTGACGCTGCAAACAACACTGCAATAGTCCTCAAAGTTGCTGGAGAATCCTGTGCTATTAACATTCACAGTGCAGTTGCAAGGGAAGCTGTCAGAGTCATAAGAATGCCGCTTACCTCAACATACACGCTGTTGCCTGTCGTTCTTCTCTTTGCTGTGGTGGGAGCGTGTGTCAAGCTTTGGAGGATGTGCAAGCAAAATGGTGGCCCTGCATACCAGAAGCTCGACATAGCAGAGCTACCGGTTTCAATTGGAGGCAAGAAAGAACCCAATCAATCTGATAAGTGGGACGACAACTGGGGAGATGACTGGGATGATGAGGAAGCGCCGATGACACCATCCAAACCTATCCCCAACCCGTCGTCTAAAGGTCTTGCTCCAAGGAGATCTACAAAAG
- the LOC112884321 gene encoding isocitrate dehydrogenase [NADP], producing the protein MAFNKIKVANPVVEMDGDEMTRVFWKSIKDKLIFPFLDLDIKYFDLGLPHRDATDDKVTVEAAEATLKYNVAIKCATITPDEARVKEFGLKAMWKSPNGTIRNILNGTVFREPIICKNIPRLVPGWTKPICIGRHAFGDQYRATDAVIKGPGKLKLVFEGKEEQVELEVFNFTGAGGVALSMYNTDESIHAFAEASMATAYEKKWPLYLSTKNTILKKYDGRFKDIFQEVYEAGWKSKFEAAGIWYEHRLIDDMVAYALKSEGGYVWACKNYDGDVQSDFLAQGFGSLGLMTSVLVCPDGKTIEAEAAHGTVTRHYRVHQKGGETSTNSIASIFAWTRGLAHRAKLDDNARLLDFTQKLEAACIGAVESGKMTKDLALLVHGSSNVTRSHYLNTEEFIDVVADELRSRLAANSNL; encoded by the exons ATGGCGTTCAACAAGATCAAGGTCGCCAACCCCGTCGTCGAGATGGACG GCGATGAGATGACCAGGGTGTTCTGGAAATCTATCAAGGACAAG CTGATCTTCCCGTTCTTGGACTTGGACATCAAATACTTTGACCTTGGACTTCCACACCGTGATGCTACTGATGACAAAGTCACAGTGGAGGCTGCGGAGGCCACACTCAA GTACAATGTGGCTATCAAGTGTGCCACGATTACACCAG ATGAAGCAAGGGTAAAGGAGTTTGGCTTGAAGGCCATGTGGAAGAGCCCGAATGGCACAATTAGGAACATTCTGAATG GCACTGTGTTCAGAGAACCAATCATCTGCAAAAACATCCCAAGGCTTGTTCCAG GGTGGACCAAACCCATTTGCATTGGGAGGCATGCATTCGGTGATCAGTACCGGGCAACTGATGCTGTTATCAAGGGACCCGGCAAGCTTAAATTGGTTTTTG AGGGAAAAGAAGAGCAAGTCGAGCTGGAGGTGTTCAACTTTACTGGTGCTGGAGGAGTTGCATTGTCCATGTACAACACTGACGAG TCCATCCATGCCTTTGCTGAGGCTTCTATGGCCACTGCTTATGAGAAGAAATGGCCATTGTACCTTAGCACCAAGAATACAATTTTGAAGAAATATGATGGCAG GTTCAAGGATATTTTCCAGGAGGTGTATGAAGCTGGATGGAAATCCAAATTCGAGGCTGCCGGCATATG GTATGAGCACCGCCTTATCGATGACATGGTAGCATACGCTCTTAAGAGTGAAGGAGGGTATGTCTGGGCTTGCAAGAATTATGATGGAGATGTGCAGAGCGATTTCTTAGCTCAAG GTTTTGGCTCATTGGGTTTGATGACATCAGTATTG GTGTGCCCTGATGGAAAGACGATCGAAGCTGAAGCTGCCCATGGTACCGTTACCCGTCATTACCGTGTTCACCAGAAAGGAGGTGAAACCAGTACGAACAGCATTGCTTCAATCTTTGCGTGGACAAGAGGACTTGCACACAG GGCAAAGCTCGATGACAATGCTAGACTGCTTGACTTCACTCAGAAGCTTGAGGCTGCCTGCATTGGAGCTGTTGAGTCTGGGAAGATGACCAAGGACCTTGCCCTTCTTGTTCATGGATCTTCAAA TGTCACGAGGAGCCATTACCTGAACACCGAAGAGTTCATCGACGTGGTTGCTGATGAGCTCAGATCAAGGCTGGCGGCCAACTCCAACTTATGA
- the LOC112884320 gene encoding CTP synthase-like isoform X2, giving the protein MKYVLVTGGVVSGLGKGVTASSIGVLLKACGLRVTSIKIDPYLNTDAGTMSPFEHGEVFVLDDGGEVDLDLGNYERFLDIKLTRDNNITTGKIYQSVIDKERRGDYLGKTVQVVPHITDEIQEWIERVAMNPVDGTEEPADVCVIELGGTIGDIESMPFIEALGQFSYRVGPGNFCLVHVSLVPVLNVVGEQKTKPTQHSVRGLRGLGLIPDILACRSTQPLEEHVKVKLAQFCHVPIPNIINLHDVTNIWHIPLLLRDQKAHEAILKVLDLQCVGKIPREPKLAEWTDRASKCDKCQTPVRIAMVGKYTGLSDSYLSVLKALLHASVALNRKLVVDWVPSCDLEDSTAEETPDAYEKAWKSLKGADGVLVPGGFGDRGVQGKILAAKYARENNVPYLGICLGMQIAVIEFARSIMKLNGANSTEFDPSTKTPCVIFMPEGSKTHMGATMRLGSRRTYFQVNKCKSAKLYGNASYVDERHRHRYEVNPDMVPEFEKAGLSFVGRDESGRRMEIIELPTHRFFVGAQFHPEFKSRPGKPSPLFLGLIAAASGQLDHLLQRPCGVFSPTGRCICFPNANGPQRLKVQNGRVIKQLKGLVNGPYPATGNGAIPI; this is encoded by the exons ATGAAGTACGTGCTGGTGACCGGCGGCGTGGTGAGCGGGCTGGGCAAGGGCGTGACGGCCAGCAGCATCGGCGTCCTGCTCAAGGCCTGCGGCCTCCGCGTCACCTCCATCAAGATCG ATCCATACCTCAACACCGATGCAGGAACCATGTCTCCGTTCGAGCATGGCGAAGTGTTTGTTTTGGACGACGGTGGTGAG GTGGACTTGGACCTTGGAAACTATGAACGGTTTCTGGACATCAAGTTGACTCGTGACAACAACATAACCACGGGAAAGATCTACCAG TCTGTTATTGACAAAGAACGTAGAGGAGATTACCTGGGAAAAACTGTTCAG GTTGTGCCACACATCACAGATGAAATACAAGAGTGGATTGAACGTGTCGCAATGAATCCAGTTGATGGCACAGAAGAGCCAGCTGATGTCTGTGTCATAGAACTTGGTGGCACAATCG GAGACATTGAATCAATGCCTTTCATTGAAGCATTAGGCCAATTTTCATATCGTGTTG GGCCTGGAAACTTTTGCTTGGTGCATGTCAGTCTTGTACCAGTTCTAAATGTAGTTGGTGAGCAG AAAACGAAGCCTACCCAACATAGTGTCCGAGGACTAAGAGGACTTGGACTCATTCCTGATATTTTGGCATGTCGCAGTACACAG CCACTTGAAGAGCATGTGAAGGTGAAGCTTGCGCAATTTTGCCATGTCCCG ATACCAAATATCATTAATCTCCATGATGTCACGAACATTTGGCATATCCCTTTGTTGCTCAGG GATCAGAAGGCCCATGAAGCTATTCTGAAAGTTTTAGACCTTCAGTG TGTGGGAAAAATTCCTCGAGAACCCAAATTGGCCGAATGGACTGATAGAGCCAGCAAATGTGACAAATGTCAAACTCCA GTTAGGATTGCTATGGTTGGAAAATATACTGGTCTATCGGATTCATACCTGTCTGTTTTAAAG GCTCTTTTGCATGCATCAGTTGCTTTGAACAGGAAACTTGTGGTGGATTGGGTTCCTTCCTGTGATCTTGAAGATTCTACTGCAGAAGAG ACTCCTGACGCCTATGAAAAAGCATGGAAGTCGCTGAAG GGTGCAGATGGTGTGCTGGTGCCAGGAGGTTTTGGAGACAGAGGAGTCCAAGGGAAAATTTTGGCCGCAAAATATGCACGTGAAAACAACGTTCCGTATCTCGGCATTTGCTTGGGCATGCAAATTGCAGTGATTGAGTTTGCACGTTCTATCATGAAATTGAATGGTGCTAACAGCACAGAATTCGATCCAAGCACAAAAACACCATGCGTTATTTTCATGCCTGAG GGATCCAAAACCCATATGGGTGCAACAATGCGCCTTGGATCAAGGAGAACCTATTTTCAGGTCAATAAATGCAAATCTGCAAAGCT GTATGGCAATGCTAGCTATGTTGATGAAAGGCACCGCCACAGATATGAGGTAAATCCTGATATGGTCCCAGAATTTGAGAAGGCAGGGCTTTCTTTTGTTGGTAGGGACGAAAGTGGGAGACGAATGGAG ATCATTGAACTGCCAACTCATAGGTTCTTTGTCGGCGCACAATTTCATCCTGAATTCAAGTCAAGGCCTGGCAAACCATCTCCGCTTTTCCTGG GATTGATAGCAGCAGCATCGGGTCAGCTTGATCACCTGCTTCAACGCCCCTGCGGCGTTTTCAGTCCGACAGGCAGATGCATCTGTTTTCCCAACGCCAACGGACCTCAGAGGCTAAAAGTGCAGAACGGGCGCGTCATAAAGCAACTGAAGGGCCTGGTGAACGGGCCCTATCCAGCAACCGGCAACGGCGCCATTCCCATCTAG
- the LOC112884320 gene encoding CTP synthase-like isoform X1, whose product MKYVLVTGGVVSGLGKGVTASSIGVLLKACGLRVTSIKIDPYLNTDAGTMSPFEHGEVFVLDDGGEVDLDLGNYERFLDIKLTRDNNITTGKIYQSVIDKERRGDYLGKTVQVVPHITDEIQEWIERVAMNPVDGTEEPADVCVIELGGTIGDKIFSPHNNSGILDAGDIESMPFIEALGQFSYRVGPGNFCLVHVSLVPVLNVVGEQKTKPTQHSVRGLRGLGLIPDILACRSTQPLEEHVKVKLAQFCHVPIPNIINLHDVTNIWHIPLLLRDQKAHEAILKVLDLQCVGKIPREPKLAEWTDRASKCDKCQTPVRIAMVGKYTGLSDSYLSVLKALLHASVALNRKLVVDWVPSCDLEDSTAEETPDAYEKAWKSLKGADGVLVPGGFGDRGVQGKILAAKYARENNVPYLGICLGMQIAVIEFARSIMKLNGANSTEFDPSTKTPCVIFMPEGSKTHMGATMRLGSRRTYFQVNKCKSAKLYGNASYVDERHRHRYEVNPDMVPEFEKAGLSFVGRDESGRRMEIIELPTHRFFVGAQFHPEFKSRPGKPSPLFLGLIAAASGQLDHLLQRPCGVFSPTGRCICFPNANGPQRLKVQNGRVIKQLKGLVNGPYPATGNGAIPI is encoded by the exons ATGAAGTACGTGCTGGTGACCGGCGGCGTGGTGAGCGGGCTGGGCAAGGGCGTGACGGCCAGCAGCATCGGCGTCCTGCTCAAGGCCTGCGGCCTCCGCGTCACCTCCATCAAGATCG ATCCATACCTCAACACCGATGCAGGAACCATGTCTCCGTTCGAGCATGGCGAAGTGTTTGTTTTGGACGACGGTGGTGAG GTGGACTTGGACCTTGGAAACTATGAACGGTTTCTGGACATCAAGTTGACTCGTGACAACAACATAACCACGGGAAAGATCTACCAG TCTGTTATTGACAAAGAACGTAGAGGAGATTACCTGGGAAAAACTGTTCAG GTTGTGCCACACATCACAGATGAAATACAAGAGTGGATTGAACGTGTCGCAATGAATCCAGTTGATGGCACAGAAGAGCCAGCTGATGTCTGTGTCATAGAACTTGGTGGCACAATCG GAGATAAAATATTTTCGCCGCATAACAACAGTGGCATTCTTGATGCAGGAGACATTGAATCAATGCCTTTCATTGAAGCATTAGGCCAATTTTCATATCGTGTTG GGCCTGGAAACTTTTGCTTGGTGCATGTCAGTCTTGTACCAGTTCTAAATGTAGTTGGTGAGCAG AAAACGAAGCCTACCCAACATAGTGTCCGAGGACTAAGAGGACTTGGACTCATTCCTGATATTTTGGCATGTCGCAGTACACAG CCACTTGAAGAGCATGTGAAGGTGAAGCTTGCGCAATTTTGCCATGTCCCG ATACCAAATATCATTAATCTCCATGATGTCACGAACATTTGGCATATCCCTTTGTTGCTCAGG GATCAGAAGGCCCATGAAGCTATTCTGAAAGTTTTAGACCTTCAGTG TGTGGGAAAAATTCCTCGAGAACCCAAATTGGCCGAATGGACTGATAGAGCCAGCAAATGTGACAAATGTCAAACTCCA GTTAGGATTGCTATGGTTGGAAAATATACTGGTCTATCGGATTCATACCTGTCTGTTTTAAAG GCTCTTTTGCATGCATCAGTTGCTTTGAACAGGAAACTTGTGGTGGATTGGGTTCCTTCCTGTGATCTTGAAGATTCTACTGCAGAAGAG ACTCCTGACGCCTATGAAAAAGCATGGAAGTCGCTGAAG GGTGCAGATGGTGTGCTGGTGCCAGGAGGTTTTGGAGACAGAGGAGTCCAAGGGAAAATTTTGGCCGCAAAATATGCACGTGAAAACAACGTTCCGTATCTCGGCATTTGCTTGGGCATGCAAATTGCAGTGATTGAGTTTGCACGTTCTATCATGAAATTGAATGGTGCTAACAGCACAGAATTCGATCCAAGCACAAAAACACCATGCGTTATTTTCATGCCTGAG GGATCCAAAACCCATATGGGTGCAACAATGCGCCTTGGATCAAGGAGAACCTATTTTCAGGTCAATAAATGCAAATCTGCAAAGCT GTATGGCAATGCTAGCTATGTTGATGAAAGGCACCGCCACAGATATGAGGTAAATCCTGATATGGTCCCAGAATTTGAGAAGGCAGGGCTTTCTTTTGTTGGTAGGGACGAAAGTGGGAGACGAATGGAG ATCATTGAACTGCCAACTCATAGGTTCTTTGTCGGCGCACAATTTCATCCTGAATTCAAGTCAAGGCCTGGCAAACCATCTCCGCTTTTCCTGG GATTGATAGCAGCAGCATCGGGTCAGCTTGATCACCTGCTTCAACGCCCCTGCGGCGTTTTCAGTCCGACAGGCAGATGCATCTGTTTTCCCAACGCCAACGGACCTCAGAGGCTAAAAGTGCAGAACGGGCGCGTCATAAAGCAACTGAAGGGCCTGGTGAACGGGCCCTATCCAGCAACCGGCAACGGCGCCATTCCCATCTAG